The Penaeus chinensis breed Huanghai No. 1 chromosome 21, ASM1920278v2, whole genome shotgun sequence genome has a window encoding:
- the LOC125036357 gene encoding vesicular acetylcholine transporter-like: protein MSFKDTVKNFVVPGVNLSLQEIWDALYDCMKEPRVQRKIVLVIVSIALLLDNMLYMVIVPIIPDYLRRIGSWTTHLEGGSMIRYNESSIRYYANATGNYTVTPKPKYINQVTVYEGEDTAIGILFASKALIQLMVNPISGTIIDKVGYDIPMTFGLIVMFLSTAIFACGRSYGVLFFARSLQGVGSAFADTSGLAMIADTYTEESERTKALGIALAFISFGCLVAPPFGGTLYQFAGKEMPFLILAFVSLFDAVALRLVMRPIRDQKKELGMEHKKGTPIFRLFMDPYILCCAGALMMSNVSLAFLEPTISVWMMDNMEVEEWQLGMIWLPSFFPHVAGVVLTVKMSKKYPNYQWMMAAGGLALEGISCFFLPFATNYWVVMMPICVICFGIALIDTALLPTLGYLVDTRYVSVYGSIYAIADISYSLAYAFGPMIAGSVVTTIGFVALNIGIALSNLLYCPILYSLRHVYDYKPFEEEGQEQLNMQDPPQGDFQTYTMQEGQQVPGGDKNHLEFSKLSKGQQENYGTYEAMEMQVTDYNNQGANGHVTSDNRTVTQRPVDNNPFRQQQMQQGGTFHYDQ, encoded by the coding sequence ATGTCCTTTAAAGACACGGTAAAGAATTTCGTAGTGCCAGGGGTCAACCTGAGCCTCCAGGAGATATGGGACGCACTATACGACTGCATGAAGGAGCCTCGAGTGCAGAGGAAAATAGTGCTGGTGATTGTCAGCATCGCGTTGTTGCTGGATAACATGTTGTATATGGTCATTGTGCCCATCATTCCAGACTACCTGCGAAGGATTGGTTCTTGGACGACACATCTGGAAGGAGGGAGTATGATTAGGTACAATGAGTCTAGCATCAGGTACTATGCCAATGCTACGGGGAACTATACAGTAACACCAAAGCCAAAGTATATTAATCAGGTCACTGTGTACGAGGGAGAAGACACAGCTATAGGGATTCTCTTTGCCTCCAAAGCTCTTATACAGCTTATGGTAAACCCCATATCAGGTACCATCATTGATAAGGTCGGGTACGATATTCCTATGACCTTTGGGCTCATTGTTATGTTCTTATCGACAGCCATCTTCGCATGTGGCCGCTCATACGGTGTGCTCTTCTTCGCCAGGAGTTTACAGGGCGTTGGTTCAGCATTTGCTGATACGTCTGGCTTGGCTATGATTGCCGATACTTACACAGAAGAATCAGAAAGGACAAAAGCCCTTGGTATAGCCCTTGCCTTTATATCATTTGGTTGCCTGGTTGCCCCACCGTTTGGTGGCACTTTATATCAATTTGCTGGGAAAGAGATGCCATTTTTGATTCTAGCTTTCGTCTCGCTATTCGATGCGGTGGCACTGAGGTTAGTTATGAGACCTATAAGAGATCAAAAGAAAGAGCTCGGCATGGAGCACAAGAAAGGAACGCCTATATTTAGGCTCTTCATGGATCCATACATCCTTTGCTGTGCAGGAGCTCTCATGATGTCTAACGTATCGTTAGCTTTCCTTGAGCCTACCATCAGCGTGTGGATGATGGACAACATGGAGGTGGAAGAATGGCAGTTGGGCATGATCTGGCTGCCGTCATTCTTCCCTCATGTCGCTGGGGTCGTCTTGACTGTGAAGATGTCAAAGAAGTATCCGAACTACCAGTGGATGATGGCTGCCGGAGGCTTAGCATTAGAAGGAATCAGCTGCTTCTTCTTGCCGTTTGCAACAAATTACTGGGTCGTGATGATGCCCATATGTGTCATATGCTTCGGCATTGCTCTTATAGACACGGCCCTTCTTCCTACGCTGGGATACCTGGTGGACACCCGGTACGTCAGCGTTTATGGCTCTATCTATGCTATCGCGgacatctcttactctctcgcctATGCGTTTGGACCGATGATTGCTGGCAGTGTAGTGACAACCATTGGTTTCGTGGCACTCAACATCGGCATCGCCCTTTCCAATCTTTTATACTGCCCCATACTTTATTCCCTCCGCCACGTGTATGACTATAAGCCCTTCGAAGAGGAAGGCCAAGAACAGCTGAACATGCAAGATCCTCCTCAAGGCGATTTCCAGACTTACACCATGCAGGAGGGCCAGCAAGTGCCTGGAGGAGATAAGAATCACCTAGAATTTTCAAAACTCTCCAAAGGACAACAAGAAAATTATGGCACTTATGAGGCTATGGAAATGCAAGTTACAGACTACAATAACCAGGGAGCAAATGGTCACGTAACTAGTGATAACAGAACTGTGACACAAAGGCCGGTGGACAACAACCCATTCAGGCAACAGCAGATGCAGCAAGGAGGAACTTTCCATTACGACCAGTAA